The nucleotide window ATGCGTGCGGAGTAGTAAGTGAACACCTTGTTCAATCACTGAAGTTGATGGCTGATTAACTGGCTACATTGAAACTGTTGAAAGTGAAATAAACGGAACGATACACACTTTTGCTTCTACTTTGTCTGCTAAACATTTTAATGTAATGATAAACTCGCTTAGTTTCCTTTTAATCGCACATAATCTTCTTTAATCTGACGTTAATCTCTTACGATCTTGTTTTATCCTCACATCAATATCGGTGTTGTCATCTTCCTACCATCAAAACATTGATCAAGTTAATTCTAGTATTAGATAGAGACTTGATACACGCATCCTACATTTTCAACCCAATAAAAAAAAAGCAGCTGAATCGTCATCCAGCCGCTTTCATTGTTTTATTAAAATTACTCTTGAATTGAAGCTACAACGCCAGCGCCTACAGTACGGCCGCCTTCACGAATTGAGAACTTAGTTCCTTCTTCGATAGCGATTGGAGCGATTAGTTCAACAGTCATTTCGATGTTGTCACCAGGCATAACCATTTCTACGCCTTCAGGAAGGTTACAAATACCAGTTACATCAGTTGTACGGAAGTAGAACTGTGGACGGTAGTTTGTGAAGAATGGAGTGTGACGTCCACCTTCTTCTTTTGAAAGAACGTATACTTCAGCAGTGAACTTTGTGTGTGGCTTAACAGAACCTGGCTTAGCAAGTACTTGTCCACGTTGGATATCTTCACGAGCTACCCCACGAAGAAGTGCACCGATGTTGTCTCCAGCTTCTGCATAGTCAAGAAGCTTACGGAACATTTCAACACCTGTTACAGTAGTTGATTTTGGCTCTTCAGTCATACCGATGATTTCGATAACGTCACCGACTTTAACTACTCCACGCTCAACACGGCCAGTAGCAACTGTTCCACGGCCAGTGATTGAGAATACGTCCTCAACAGGCATCATGAATGGCTTTTCAGTGTCACGTGCTGGTGTTGGGATGTACTCATCAACTGCAGCCATAAGCTCGTTAATTTTTTCTTCCCATTCTGGCTCTCCTTCAAGAGCTTTAAGAGCAGAACCTTTGATAACTGGAATGTCATCGCCAGGGAAGTCGTATTCAGAAAGAAGGTCACGTACTTCCATTTCTACTAGTTCAAGAAGTTCTTCGTCGTCAACCATGTCACACTTGTTCATGAATACAACAAGGTAAGGTACGCCTACCTGACGAGAAAGAAGGATGTGCTCACGAGTTTGTGGCATTGGGCCGTCAGCAGCAGATACTACAAGGATACCGCCGTCCATTTGTGCAGCACCAGTGATCATGTTCTTAACATAGTCAGCGTGGCCTGGGCAGTCAACGTGTGCATAGTGACGAGTTGCAGTTTCATACTCAACGTGTGCAGTTGAGATTGTAATTCCGCGCTCGCGCTCTTCTGGAGCAGCGTCGATTTGGTCATATCCGCGTGCTTCACCGCCGCCTACTTTAGAAAGAACAGTAGTGATAGCAGCAGTTAGAGTAGTTTTACCATGGTCAACGTGACCAATTGTACCGATGTTAACGTGTGGCTTAGAACGATCGAATTTAGCTTTTCCCATTAGAAAAATCCTCCTTTAATATATGAAAATTAAGTATATTATAATGTGCCGTGGAACAGGATCACCTATTCCACAGCGTTATGCTTACATTAGTAGTTATACTTGATTAAAAGGTGAAAATCAATTATTCACCTTTATTTTTTTTGATGATTTCTTCAGAAACAGACTTAGGTACTTCTTCGTAGTGGTCGAAGTGCATTGAGAATACACCGCGTCCTTGTGTGCTTGAACGAAGAGCAGTTGCATAACCGAACATTTCTGAAAGTGGAACCATCGAACGAACAACTTGTGCGTTACCACGAGCATCCATACCTTCGACGCGTCCGCGACGAGCAGTAATCATACCCATGATATCTCCAAGGTATTCTTCAGGGATAACAACTTCTACCCTCATGACAGGCTCAAGTATGACTGGCTTACACTTAGAAGCCGCATTCTTAAGTGCCATTGAAGCAGCGATTTTAAACGCCATTTCAGAGGAGTCAACATCGTGGTAAGAACCGTCAAACAGTCTTGCCTTAATGTCAACAAGTGGATATCCTGCAAGAACTCCGCGATCTAGAGCATCTTCAAGACCAGCTTGAACCGCAGGGATGTATTCACGTGGAACTACACCACCGACGATGCCGTTAACGAATTCGAAGCCTTTTCCTTCTTCGTTTGGAGAGAATTCGATCCAAACGTGTCCGTATTGACCACGTCCACCGGATTGACGAGCGAATTTTCCTTCAACGTTAGCTGATTCGCGGAAAGTTTCACGGTATGCAACCTGAGGTGCACCTACGTTTGCTTCCACTTTAAATTCACGACGCATACGGTCAACGATGATATCAAGGTGAAGTTCACCCATTCCAGCGATGATAACTTGTCCAGTTTCCTGGTCAGTGTGTGCACGGAATGTAGGATCTTCTTCTTGAAGCTTTTGCAATGCAGTTGTCATT belongs to Mesobacillus subterraneus and includes:
- the tuf gene encoding elongation factor Tu: MGKAKFDRSKPHVNIGTIGHVDHGKTTLTAAITTVLSKVGGGEARGYDQIDAAPEERERGITISTAHVEYETATRHYAHVDCPGHADYVKNMITGAAQMDGGILVVSAADGPMPQTREHILLSRQVGVPYLVVFMNKCDMVDDEELLELVEMEVRDLLSEYDFPGDDIPVIKGSALKALEGEPEWEEKINELMAAVDEYIPTPARDTEKPFMMPVEDVFSITGRGTVATGRVERGVVKVGDVIEIIGMTEEPKSTTVTGVEMFRKLLDYAEAGDNIGALLRGVAREDIQRGQVLAKPGSVKPHTKFTAEVYVLSKEEGGRHTPFFTNYRPQFYFRTTDVTGICNLPEGVEMVMPGDNIEMTVELIAPIAIEEGTKFSIREGGRTVGAGVVASIQE